A single Oryza brachyantha chromosome 8, ObraRS2, whole genome shotgun sequence DNA region contains:
- the LOC102699885 gene encoding L-type lectin-domain containing receptor kinase IX.1-like — protein MAGFSVLTSASTTTTTCVVGLMLLAVCYEPVAALSFNYSNFGPDEQKNIRLEGDAAFSADVSFSGDGGGWIDISANRLDGSIAHSRGRASYALPIPLWDRDTGEVASFTTRFSFDIYPPPPAGINNKGAGMAFFLACYPSRLPSAGSYAYNLGLTNQTADQVAAGDDRFVAVEFDTFNDTIVHDPHDTYDHLGIDVNSVVSKKTLTLPSFSIVGNMTAVVEYDNVTSILAMQLQLGYGLSGPRHRPPYNLSYKVDLKSVLPEQVSIGFSAATSTSVELHQLRSWYFSSSLEPKVASPSPSPSPPSPTSATSSGVVAGATVGAAVFAVLLFAMVAAVLVRRRRIKKMREAEDDDDDSEGDPIMEIENGTGPRRFPYHKLVSATKSFAAEEKLGQGGFGAVYRGYLREQGLAVAIKRFIKNSSKQGRTEYKSEIKVISRLRHRNLVQLIGWCHGRSELLLVYELVPNGSLDAHLYGNGTFLTWPMRINIVLGLGSALLYLHEEWEQCVVHRDIKPSNVMLDESFNAKLGDFGLARLIDHAVGIQTMTHPSGTPGYVDPECVITGKASAESDVYSFGVVLLEVACGRRPMSLLDDQNNGLFRLVEWAWDLYGRGAALMAADKRLDDDYDKAEMERVIAVGLWCAHPDRCARPSIRAAMAVLQANGALPVLPAKMPVPIYAPPPPVTSSEGQLSSSTGMSSSSLTQTAISPR, from the exons atggccggcTTTTCGGTGCTCACATCGgcgagcaccaccaccaccacttgcGTCGTCGGCCTCATGCTCTTGGCCGTCTGCTACGAGCCAGTCGCCGCCTTGTCGTTCAACTACTCCAACTTCGGGCCGGACGAGCAAAAGAACATCAGGCTGGAAGGCGACGCCGCGTTCAGCGCCGACGTCTCCttcagcggcgacggcggcgggtggaTCGACATCAGCGCCAACAGGCTGGACGGCAGCATCGCCCACAGCAGGGGGCGGGCCTCCTACGCCCTGCCGATCCCTCTCTGGGACAGGGACACCGGCGAGGTGGCCAGCTTCACCACGCGCTTCTCCTTCGACATctacccgccgccgccggcgggcatcAACAACAAGGGCGCCGGCATGGCCTTCTTCCTCGCCTGCTACCCGTCAAGGCTGCCGTCGGCCGGCTCCTACGCCTACAACCTCGGCCTCACCAACCAAACCGCCGACCAagtggccgccggcgacgaccgcttcgtcgccgtcgagtTCGACACCTTCAACGACACCATCGTGCACGACCCCCACGACACCTACGACCACCTCGGCATCGACGTCAACTCCGTCGTCTCCAAGAAAACCCTGACCTTGCCCAGCTTCAGCATCGTCGGGAACATGACCGCCGTCGTCGAGTACGACAACGTCACCAGCATCCTGGCTATGCAGCTGCAGCTCGGCTATGGCCTTAGCGGCCCCCGGCACCGGCCGCCGTACAACCTTAGCTACAAGGTTGACCTCAAGAGCGTCTTGCCGGAGCAGGTCTCCATCGGCTTCTCCGCCGCGACGTCCACCTCCGTTGAGCTGCATCAGCTGCGTTCCTGGTACTTCAGCTCGTCGTTGGAGCCTAAggtggcgtcgccgtcgccgtcaccttCACCACCTTCCCCGACCTCGGCCACCTCCAGTGGGGTCGTAGCGGGAGCCACCGTCGGTGCAGCAGTGTTCGCCGTTCTCCTCTTCGCCATGGTAGCAGCAGTCCTCGTACGGCGGCGTCGGATAAAGAAGATgagggaggcggaggacgacgacgacgactcggAAGGCGATCCCATCATGGAGATCGAGAACGGCACGGGGCCGAGGCGGTTCCCATACCACAAGCTCGTGAGCGCAACGAAGAGCttcgcggcggaggagaagcTCGGCCAAGGAGGCTTCGGGGCGGTGTACCGGGGCTACCTGAGAGAGCagggcctcgccgtcgccattaAGCGGTTCATCAAAAACTCCTCCAAGCAAGGGAGGACGGAGTACAAGTCGGAGATCAAAGTGATTAGCCGGCTGCGCCACCGCAACCTGGTGCAGCTCATCGGCTGGTGTCATGGCCGCAgcgagctcctcctcgtctaCGAGCTCGTCCCCAACGGCAGCCTCGACGCCCATCTCTACGGCAATGGCACCTTCCTCACATGGCCAATGAG GATCAACATTGTTCTTGGTCTCGGATCCGCATTGCTCTACCTCCACGAGGAGTGGGAGCAATGCGTCGTGCACCGCGACATCAAGCCGAGCAATGTCATGCTAGATGAATCCTTCAACGCGAAGCTCGGCGACTTCGGCCTCGCGAGGCTGATCGATCATGCCGTTGGCATACAGACGATGACCCACCCTTCGGGGACGCCGGGCTACGTCGATCCCGAGTGCGTGATCACCGGCAAGGCCAGCGCCGAGTCCGACGTCTACAGCTTCGGCGTCGTTCTGCTGGAGGTGGCGTGTGGAAGGAGACCCATGAGCCTGCTCGACGACCAGAACAATGGCCTCTTCCGGCTGGTGGAGTGGGCATGGGACCTGTATGGCCGGGGAGCTGCTCTCATGGCGGCCGACAAGCGCCTCGACGACGACTACGACAAGGCGGAGATGGAGCGTGTGATCGCCGTCGGGCTCTGGTGCGCGCACCCGGACCGGTGCGCTCGACCATCGATCAGAGCTGCCATGGCCGTCCTCCAAGCGAATGGAGCGCTGCCGGTGCTGCCGGCCAAGATGCCCGTGCCGATatatgcgccgccgccgccggtgacctCGTCGGAGGGGCAgctctcgtcgtcgacggGGATGTCATCGTCGAGCTTGACGCAAACAGCAATCTCACCTCGTTAG
- the LOC102700166 gene encoding L-type lectin-domain containing receptor kinase IX.1-like, translated as MAGAVLVTTSFMAAASALASLLVLLRCLPGSATTLTVSFNYSSFRNTTQNITLQGSAAFAGGSTGWIELTTGKNLPSGGTMGRMVYTPPVQLWDAATGEVASFTTRFSFNISPKNKSNKGDGMAFFLVSYPSAMPYMGDGGALGLGSRSYDSGTPVNRFVAVEFDTFNNSFDPSVTYDHIGIDVNALRSVKTDSLPSFILIGNMTAIVEYNNNSSILSLKLWANGSTTPYNLSSKVDLKSALPEKVAVGFSASTGASVEQHQLCSWYFNLSLEQRQPTGARSSQQHSRGGAVAAGVAVGAVLLFAMVAVLLVRRCWRKKMKEAEDVDSEGNPIVEIEMGTGPRRFSYHALVNATSSFAADEKLGQGGFGAVYRGYLRELGLAVAIKRFAKDSSKQGRKEYKSEIMVISRLRHRNLVQLIGWCHGRNELLLVYELVPNRSLDVHLHGSGTFLTWPIRINIVLGLGSALLYLHEEWEQCVVHRDIKPSNVMLDESFNAKLGDFGLARLIDHAIGIQTMTHPSGTPGYLDPECVITGRASAESDVYSFGIVLLEVACAKRPVSLLDGQDNGLFRLVEWVWDLYGQGAVLAAADERLNGDYDKLSMECVMAVGLWCAHPDRLARPSIRAAMAVLQSNGPLPMLPAKMPVPTYAPPMASSEGQLSSSTGRSSSSLTQTSITPR; from the exons atggccggcgcTGTCCTCGTGACAACATCGTTCAtggctgctgcttctgctctAGCCTCTTTGCTCGTCTTGCTGCGCTGCCTTCCAGGCTCAGCTACCACTCTTACTGTGTCATTCAACTACTCGAGCTTCAGGAACACGACCCAGAACATCACCCTCCAGGGCAGTGCAGCGTTCGCCGGCGGCTCCACCGGATGGATCGAGCTCACCACAGGCAAAAATTTGCCAAGCGGCGGCACCATGGGCCGAATGGTGTACACGCCGCCGGTGCAGCTCTGGGACGCTGCCACCGGCGAGGTGGCTAGCTTCACCACCCGCTTCTCCTTCAATATCAGCCCGAAGAACAAGAGCAACAAGGGCGACGGGATGGCCTTCTTCCTCGTCAGCTACCCGTCGGCGATGCCGTAcatgggcgacggcggcgccctcgGCCTCGGCAGCCGGAGCTACGACAGCGGGACGCCCGTCAACCggttcgtcgccgtcgagtTTGACACCTTCAACAATTCCTTCGACCCCAGCGTCACGTATGACCACATTGGCATCGACGTCAACGCGCTCCGATCGGTGAAGACCGACTCCTTGCCCAGCTTCATCCTCATCGGGAACATGACTGCCATCGTTGAGTACAACAACAACTCAAGCATCCTATCGCTGAAGCTTTGGGCAAATGGATCAACGACGCCTTACAACCTTAGCTCCAAGGTTGATCTCAAGAGCGCCTTGCCGGAGAAGGTCGCCGTCGGCTTCTCGGCGTCCACGGGCGCATCTGTTGAGCAGCATCAGCTGTGTTCTTGGTACTTCAACTTGTCGTTAGAGCAGAGGCAGCCGACGGGAGCAAGATCATCGCAACAACATTCACGTGGCGGCGCAGTTGCAGCAGGAGTCGCCGTCGGTGCAGTGCTCCTCTTCGCCATGGTAGCAGTACTCCTCGTACGACGAtgctggaggaagaagatgaaggaggcggaggacgtcgATTCAGAAGGCAATCCCATCGTGGAGATCGAGATGGGGACGGGTCCAAGGCGGTTCTCATACCACGCGCTTGTAAATGCGACGAGCAGCTTCGCGGCAGACGAGAAGCTTGGACAAGGTGGCTTCGGCGCGGTGTACCGTGGCTATCTGAGAGagctcggcctcgccgtcgccataaAGAGGTTCGCCAAAGATTCCTCTAAGCAGGGGAGGAAGGAGTACAAGTCAGAGATCATGGTGATAAGCCGGCTGCGTCATCGCAATCTGGTGCAGCTCATCGGCTGGTGCCATGGCCGCAACGAGCTGCTCCTCGTCTACGAGCTTGTCCCCAACCGCAGCCTCGACGTCCATCTCCACGGCAGTGGCACCTTCCTTACATGGCCAATAAG GATCAACATTGTTCTTGGGCTTGGGTCTGCACTACTCTACCTCCATGAGGAGTGGGAGCAATGCGTCGTGCACCGCGACATCAAGCCAAGCAATGTCATGCTGGACGAGTCCTTCAATGCGAAGCTAGGCGACTTCGGCCTCGCGAGGCTGATCGACCATGCCATTGGGATACAAACAATGACCCACCCCTCGGGGACGCCGGGTTACCTTGACCCCGAATGCGTGATCACCGGCAGAGCAAGCGCCGAGTCTGATGTCTATAGTTTTGGCATCGTTCTACTGGAGGTAGCATGTGCGAAGAGACCAGTGAGCCTATTGGACGGCCAGGACAATGGCCTATTCCGGCTGGTCGAATGGGTCTGGGACCTGTACGGCCAGGGAGCCGTTCTcgcggccgccgacgagcgTCTCAACGGCGACTACGACAAGCTCAGCATGGAGTGTGTCATGGCCGTCGGGCTCTGGTGTGCACACCCAGACAGATTGGCGCGGCCGTCCATTAGAGCAGCCATGGCAGTTCTCCAGTCCAATGGACCGCTGCCAATGTTACCAGCCAAGATGCCCGTGCCAACATACGCGCCGCCGATGGCCTCGTCGGAGGGGCAGCTCTCGTCGTCGACAGGAAGGTCGTCCTCAAGTTTGACACAGACGTCGATCACACCTCGCTAG